From Branchiostoma floridae strain S238N-H82 chromosome 5, Bfl_VNyyK, whole genome shotgun sequence:
CCACACATCCGCGCGGAGGTACCCGTCAGGGATGAAGTCGTAGTTGACCTCGAAGTCCACGGATGTGGGGTCTTTGGGTCGCAGGGCCTCCCGTTTTCTGTTGGCCATTCGCACCTAAAGGCAGTAAAGAAAAGACAATTAGATTCAACAATGCTTTCAATGCAAGAAGTCAGGAAGTAAAATGCTTATCAACATCTTAAATGTAACTCGTTAAAGACAACTTACGAGATTTGCTATCCTTGGCAGCTCCGGATTGGGCGCACTCTGGTCCACGTTTTCCAACAGCGTCTCCTGCACGATGCTGTGTGCTGACTTGAAAACGTCATCGACTGCTTTCGCACGCACTGCAGCCTGAATCTGGAgcgaaaaaaaatttcaacatgGTGTTACATTTGTGTGTATTACAAATTGTAGACCATTGtggacataaaaaaaaagaactgttacatttctgcggttttacatgtatgtacatgtcgACAGTTTAGATGTACGAAACGAAAAGATTGTTACCTTGATATTTGTTCCAGAGTTGACCACCGGTGGGTGGTTGTGGTAGTTCTGGCCACGTCTGAAGTGCTGATCCCTTTCCACCACAGATGCAGGACACCTCATGTTCTTTCGTCTCTTGGAACACTCCCAGTACGTCACTGTGGGTTtgctgtaaagaaaaaaaaactatttaacTTATGCTCAAACAAattcaaactgaacaaaactcacaaaaatGCAACTTGTCCAGCATCATTTGTAATCAATTTCGAGGTAGTAAACATATAGAGTCTATAGTAACTTACGGCCTCTTGACTGTGTAGGAATAGCCCAGGCTGTCAGTCAGCTTCCCACGTCCTTTCTTTGTCCCCCTTGGGATAAACGTGAAGGTCACATCCCTCTGCTCCTCAGCGCCGGGTAGCTCGTCCTCCACGCGCACATCACCAATGGACTCCTCCATGGTGACATGGGGCATGACGACCGGGTCATCAACGTCAAAATCCTCCTCCGTGGCGTCGTTGTTCTCCTCCGTGGCGTCGTTGTTCTCCTCCGTGGCGTCGTTGTTCTCCTCCGTGGCGTCGTTGTTCTCCTCCGTGGCGACGTTGTTCTCCTCCGTGGCGTCGGCGTTCTCCTCCGAAGCATCGGCGTTCTCCACCGTGGCGTTCTCCTCTCTGAAGCTTGCGTtggtgttgtttgtacctgcaattagccctcgggcatgaacttgccaTAAACATTACCTATTGTCTatattacaaattaaaacagcaagctcaatgaaataaaatgaaacacCTTTACTAATTTACATTTTACCTTCGTGGCTACACGGCACAATATCCTCATCCCCCTCGAGATCATCTGTACGTGTGATGTTCTCGGTTGCAGTCCGGGAGGTAAGGTCCTGATCCATCCTATGACGTTGGGAGCAGTCAGCACAGCGCCACGCATTCAGCTCCTCATCAGCTTTCCCTCTTACCATCAGCAGGAACAGTTCCCTAGTGACTCCTAACCAAGCAGataaatcaaacttttatttcaaatgATTCAAAGTAATTACTGACACGAATTATTCATGGAGGTTTTTTTACtagctgtgtatgtgtgtgtgtgtgtgtgtgagtgtgtgtgtgtgtgtgtgtgtgtgtgtgtgtgtgtgtgtgtgtgtgtgtgtgtgtgtgtgtgtgtgcgtgttttttTAGAacttgacttcaataaatgtaacggGTGTAATTCATGACTGATGTAACATAAACATCCAAACATTCAAATGAGAAACTGATTGGCATAACtaatgcaaaaatggcaaaaaggGCTTAATGGTAAATGATGgtagtttttttattattttgacATGTGTAATCTAATCAATTATGAACATCAACGTGCATAAACTATGTAAATCTGTATGTCATTTTCATCTACAAAagctcaaaatatttcatggaggtatgaggtcgccgaacaaACCAGTTACAAATATGATTGATAGTATAACATTTGTCATTGTAGTGAATTGGAAGACGCTTTACACTCGACGTAATGTACTCAAAATAATTGTGCTCTTTTACTTCAGTGGACGTGAACAATACGTCTGATTGTTTGACAACGGGGCGGGCTCGGAAATAACAACTAAGTCATTTTAGGGCTTCTTACCTGACTGACAAGTACGATGTTGTAACCCGTCGCATTCACACACCAAGATCTCCTGTTTGCGCTGGATACTTTCCCTACACACTACACAAGTACGACCCTGCCTAGCTGGCACAACCTCTGATTTTTTGACCTGGGTGCTTGAAATTTCTCCAGTAGGCGGGGAGTCCTGCCCTGCAAAGAGAGTAAAATATGCTACATTAGATAACTCGGATCTATATGGGACTTTCCCACCACCAATCGCTaagcaaaaatgtacttttccaCGCCAAATTATATGAACAATATTGGTGTGTtcaaacaaaatagacaaaatcaCGATAATTCTTTCAAGATCGCTAACTCATGATAACTCTGTATGCAGTAAGGATTACGTTGTTCTACATTTTCATAAATGTACAGGCTGCCTCTTTCCTAACGAATTCACACCTTACCTTCGTGGCTGCACGGCACAACATCCACGTCCGGCTCAAGGTCATGTCTTGTGTTCTCGCGATCGGTGGCCTGTGGGGAGTCCTGATCTGTACAGAGAATAAAAGACTAGACAGAATCAGACAACCCGGATTTCTATTTGAGTTTGCCTCAAAAAAACTTCATAAATCAAAATATACCTTTCCATGCCATGTTGTCTGTGTTAAATTATATAAACAATTATGTATATGAGATTCCTAGAATAGCACAAATTGTGATATGCTGTTGAACATATTACAGTCAACATATTTGGATATAAAGGTTGGCACGtccaaataaaacagaaaaaaattaaaatgccattttccGAAATAATCTACACCTCCCTCGAGGTCATGTGTAAGACTAGTTTTCCGTTCTTTTTTTGTTCTCCCTGGCCTGTTACCTTGTGCTGCTTCCGCTCGAACAGTGTTTTTTGCCCGTTTGCGCCTTGTTGGAGCC
This genomic window contains:
- the LOC118416878 gene encoding uncharacterized protein LOC118416878; amino-acid sequence: MTPGIVELWWQDEELDFLCPRCVMPTTPGSGHYNIEAALKRVAEAAKASQVTLTSVVKRERLLLKTYKVTLSKVTTNYGPGELDQTSLELLRRFPKAAPTRRKRAKNTVRAEAAQDQDSPQATDRENTRHDLEPDVDVVPCSHEGQDSPPTGEISSTQVKKSEVVPARQGRTCVVCRESIQRKQEILVCECDGLQHRTCQSGVTRELFLLMVRGKADEELNAWRCADCSQRHRMDQDLTSRTATENITRTDDLEGDEDIVPCSHEGTNNTNASFREENATVENADASEENADATEENNVATEENNDATEENNDATEENNDATEENNDATEEDFDVDDPVVMPHVTMEESIGDVRVEDELPGAEEQRDVTFTFIPRGTKKGRGKLTDSLGYSYTVKRPKPTVTYWECSKRRKNMRCPASVVERDQHFRRGQNYHNHPPVVNSGTNIKIQAAVRAKAVDDVFKSAHSIVQETLLENVDQSAPNPELPRIANLVRMANRKREALRPKDPTSVDFEVNYDFIPDGYLRADVWVRGKRHLVFATEQQLQQLAKAKNLYCDGTFFVVRSPFTQLFSVHAFIRQGEDYKQVPLIFVLMSRREKGDYKEVFQAIKNMLPRDPQVENFVMDFEDGMWGAVKDVFPGCTRKGCAFHLTQAIYRNIQRIGLQPAYYEKAGAYDFMRRLMVLHFLPAEHIRGAFDQMRQQTDHPLLVQLMQYMEREWMNNSVWTVDEWSVYYQPVRTNNDTEGYHTRLNRKAQHSLPFYMLVGLLHTESQYVSLQAKLVSMNRLARYKRKPYRVLESKLYEQWDKYHNKELTTSSFLRTVSRLYGPVHN